Sequence from the Sphingomonas suaedae genome:
TATAGACTGAACGCCATCTGATCCGTCACCCCGGCGCGGAAGCCGGGGTGACGCACGCTTTCATCTAGCCCGCCGCGAACACGCCGCACGCGACGCGGTCGCCGCTATTGCCCGACGGATCGGTCTTCTGATCGTCCGCGCCCGCATGGACCACGAACGCAGATCCGTCCGCGTCGAGCAGTCCCGCCATCGTCCCCGAGCGCAGCGTGAAGGTCAGCGTGCCCGTCCCATCATCCGCGACGGTCAGATTGGGCATGTCACCCGCATGGGCACCCTGGGGATTTTCCAGCCCATGCTGGGTCGATTCCGGATTCCAATGACCACCCGCCGTGGTGAAGCCAGGCGCATCGCACTTGCCGGTCATATGGACATGGACGCCATGGTCACCCGGCGTGATGCCGTTGACCGAAACGGTGACCCCAAGTCCCTCGGGCGTGACGGTGGCGATCGCGCTGCCCGCCGCGCTGCCATCGGCCTTGGTCAGCGTCGCGGTCGCCGACTGCGCGGCTTCGCTGCCATTCTCCATCGGCATGGCCATATTCTCCATCGGCATCGCCATATTGTCGACCGTGGCGGTGTTGGTCGTCTCGCTACCGCCGCACGCAGCGGTCAGTGCCAGCGCCGCGATTGCGCAGCCGGTTCGGATCATCATGCCGTCTCTCCTGTTGCAAATCCTCGCGACGCCAATGTGCGAGGCGGGGGAAGGGTTCCGAAATCATGCCCGGGGATGGGCGTTGCGATAGACGTCGAGCAAATGCGCCGCGTCCACCGCGGTATAAATCTGCGTCGAGCTCAGGCTGGCATGGCCGAGCAATTCCTGCAACGCCCGCAGGTCCGCCCCGCGTCCCAGCAGATGCGTCGCGAAACTGTGGCGCAGCGCGTGCGGCGTCGTCCGTTCGGGGAGTCCCAGCCGTACCCGCGCCGCGCGCACCGCGCGACGAATCAGGGCAGGCGCCAGCGGCCCGCCCCGCGCGCCCCGGAACAGCGGCACGGCCGGCGCAGGGCCGTAAGGGCAGAGGCGTACATACTCCTCCACCGCAGCACGCACCTGCGGCAACAGCGGCACGATCCGCGTCTTGTCACGCTTGCCCGTTACCCGCAGCGTTTCGCCCATCGGCAGGTCCGCGCCGGTCAGCGCCATCGCCTCGCCGATGCGCAATCCTGCACCATAGAGCAGCAACAGCACCGCCAGGTCACGCGCGCCGATCCACGGTTCACGCGCATCCTCCGCCACCTCTTCGGCCAGCGCCACCGCCTCGTCAGGCGATACCGGACGCGGCACGCCTTTCTTGACGCGCGGCCCGCGCAGCCGGGGGAGCTCGGCGTCCTCCCCGCCCGCAAAGTTCAGGAACGCCCGCACCGCCGACAGCTCCCGCGCCGCGCTGGCATTGCCGATCCCGTCAGTGCGCCGCTGCGCCAGATAGGCGCGCAGGTCGGCGGCGGTCACCTTGCCCAGCGCGCCACGATCCACCGCCGCGCCCCAATGCCCCGACAGAAAGGTCATCAACCGCGCCGCCGTCGCCTCATAGGCCCGCACCGTATGCGCCGAACGCCGCCGATCCCGCGCCAGATGCGCGCCGAACAGCAAGGGCAGGGGCCGGTCGTCCATCGGCGTACCCTAGCCACGTCGAAACCGGGCGTCATCAAGTTGAACCAGCATTGCTCCCCTGCGAAAGCAGGGGTCCAGGGTCGCAGGCGATGACGATTGCAGCTCTGGACCCCTGCTTTCGCAGGGGAACAGTTTGGATCAGTCGCTGGACAGACCTCGACGCCGCTTGCCGATACGCCCTAAGACCCCGTCCATGATCAACGCTGACGGCCATCGCATCGCATTCCATCACAGTCCCGGGACCGGGCCGACCATCGTCTTTCTCCCCGGCTATGCGTCCGACATGAGCGGAAGCAAGGCGGTGGCGATCGAGGCATGGGCGCAGGCTAATGGCCGCGCGTTCCTCCGCTTCGACTATGCCGGGTGCGGCGAGAGCGAGGGCGCGTTCGAGGACCAGACCCTCGCCAGCTGGCGCGACGACGCGCTGTTGCTGATCGATCGGATGATCGACGGTCCGGTCGTCCTCGTCGGATCGTCGATGGGCGGATGGATCATGCTGCTGCTGGCAAAGGCCCGGCCCGAGCGGATCGCCGCAATGGTCGGCATCGCCGCCGCGCCCGACTTCACCGACTGGGGCTTCACCCAGGAGCAGAAGATGACGCTGCTGTCCGAGGGGCGTCTCGAACAGCCGTCCATCTATTCGCCGCAGCCCACCATCACCACCCGCGCCTTCTGGTCGTCGGGCGAGGCCAATCGGTTGATGCATGGCCCGATCGCGATCGACGCCCCCGCCCGCCTGATCCATGGCCAGCGCGATCCCGACGTGCCGTGGGAGCGCAGCGTCGCGCTCGCCCGCCTCCTGCGTTCAGACGATGTGCAGACTATCCTCGTCAAGGATGGCGACCACCGCCTGTCGCGCGCGCAGGACATCGCCCTGATCCTGCGCACGCTCGAAGAAGCTCCGGGCTCGGACATCGCCCCCATCCCATGATCCTGTTCCTGCTCGCTCAAACCGCCGCGTCCGCCGCCCCCGTCGCCGGGCCGCCCTCGCCCGACCAGAAGCGTTGGGAGAATTGCGTCGAGCTCGCCATCGCCGATCCCGCCCGCGGCATCGCCGAAGCCGATCGGTGGAAGCTCGCGGGCGGCAATTTCCTGACCCATCAATGCCGCGGCATGGCCTATGCCGCGCAACGCCGCTGGACGAGCGCGGGCGACGCCTTCGAAACCGCCGCGCGGGAGGCGGAAGTGGCCCGCGACGCGCGCGCCCCCAACTATTGGGCACAGGCGGGCAATGCCTGGCTCGCCGCCGGGGACGCGGGCAAGGCGCGCGCGGCGCTCGACGCTGCGCTCGCGACCGGCACGCTGACGGGCCTCGAACTCGGCGAAGCGCATCTCGATCGCGCCCGCGCGCTGGTCGCTGCCGGCAACCTAGCGGGCGCGCGCGCCGATCTCGATCAGGCGCTGGTCCATGCCGCCGCCGATCCGATGGCATGGCTGCTCTCCGCCAATCTCGCCCGCCGCATGGGCGATATCCCGCTCGCGAAGACCCATATCGCCCGCGCGCTGGAGCGCGCCGCCGATGACGCTTCGGTCCAGCTCGAAGCCGGGAATATCGCCGCCGTCGCGCGGGACGCGGCGGGAGCGAAGGCCGGCTGGACGCGCGCCGCACAACTGGCCCCGGACAGTCCGATCGGCCGCTCCGCCCGCGCCGCCCTCGAACAATTCGCCGCGCAGGAATAGATTCTCCAGCGACGCTCCCTATCTCTGGCGCGAACCAGACAGGGACTCCCGATGAACTATCTCCACACGATGATCCGCGTGTCCGATCCCGACGCGACGATCCGCTTCTTCGAACTGCTCGGCCTCAAGGAAGTCCGGAGAATGGAGAGCGAGAAGGGTCGCTTCACGCTGATCTTCCTCGCCGCCCCGGGCGATATCGGCGCGGACGGCAAACGCGCGAGCGCAGAGGTGGAACTGACCTATAACTGGCCCCCGGAAGACGGCAGCGCCCCCGAAACCTACACCGGCGGTCGCAATTTCGGGCACCTCGCCTATCGGGTCGAGAATATTTACGAAACCTGCCAGCGGCTGATGGACGCCGGGGTCCCGATCAACCGCCCCCCGCGCGACGGCCATATGGCGTTCGTCCGCAGCCCCGACGGTATCTCGGTCGAGCTGTTGCAGGATGGCCATCTCGATCCCGCCGAACCCTGGGCATCGATGCCGAATACCGGCAGCTGGTAAGCATGACCGGGCCGCTTGCGAACTGGCCGGTTCAGGATTTCCTGAAGCGGACCGGGGCGCGGGTTCCTATCATTCAGGCACCGATGGCGGGAGCAGGCGGGGTCGCGCTCGCCGCCGCTGCGATCCGCGGCGGCGCGGTCGGCTCGCTCCCCTGCGCGATGCTGACCGCCGATCAGGTGCGTGAGCAGGTCGCGCAAGTCCGCGCGCAGTCCGACGGCCCGCTCAACCTCAATTTCTTCTGTCACCACCTCGGCGATCCGCCCGACGAGACCGCGTGGCGTGCGCTGCTCCAGCCCTTCTACGACAAGGAAGGCGTCGGCCCGCCCGAAACCCCGCCCCCGCTGCGCACGCCGTTTGACGCGGCGATGTGCGCGGCGGTCGAAGAGATGCGGCCAGAGATCGTCAGCTTCCATTTCGGCCTGCCCGACCCCGCTTTGCTCGATCGCATTCGCCGATCCGGAGCCATCGTGCTTGGCAACGCCACGACCTTTGCAGAGGCGCGATGGCTGATGGGGAAGGTCGATATGGTCATCGCACAGGGGTTCGAGGCGGGCGGTCATGCCGGCCATTTCCTCGCCGGCCATCGCCCGGTGGGGACGATGGCCCTGACCCGTCAGATCGTGCGAGAGTATGATGCGATTCTGGAGCCGGTGATTGCAGCGGGCGGCATTGGCGACGCTGTAGGGATCGCCGCTGCATTGCAGCTCGACGCAGGCGCGGTGCAGCTTGGCACCGCCTATCTCCACTCCGCCGAAGCGACGATCTCCGCTGCCCATCGCGCCGCACTCGGCGAAGAATCGGTCGTCACCAACCTTTTCTCCGGCGGCCTCGCACGCGGCATCCGCAACGCGCTGATCGACGCGATCGGCCCCGTGCATCCCGCCGCGCCGCGCTTTCCCTATGCCTCCGCAGCGCTGACCGAACTGCGCCGCGTTGCCGAAGCTGACGGTCGCGGCGACTATTCGCCTTTATGGGCCGGACAGGCGGCTGCGCTCGGCCGCCCCGCGCGTGGAGAGCCGCCCGAAGGCGCACAGGCGCTGACCGAACGGCTGGCAAGCGAGGCGTTCGCCCTGCTAGGAGAGACCCCATGATCGAAGTCGTCCGCATCCCCGCCCTCAGCGACAATTACATCTGGCTTGCGCACGACGCCGCCTCGGGTGAGACGATCGTCGTCGACCCTGCGGTCGCCGAACCGGTGCTGGAAGCCGCGGAGGCACGCGGCTGGACCATCTCCGCGATCTGGAACACGCACTGGCATCCCGACCACACCGGCGGCAACGCCGCGATCAAGGACGCGACCGGCTGCAGCGTCATCGCCCCCGCGGCCGAAGCCGCCAAGATCCCCACCGCAGACCGGCTGGTCGCCGAGGGCGATACCGTGAAGCTGGGTGCGTTCGAGGCAGAGGTGATCGACGTCCCCGCGCATACCGCCGGCCATATCGCCTATCATCTTCCCCAGGCGCAGATCGCCTTTGTCGGTGACACGCTGTTCGCCATGGGCTGCGGGCGCCTGTTCGAAGGGACCCCGGCGCAGATGTTCGCCAATATGCAGCGCCTTGCCGCGCTCCCCGGCGAGACTCAGGTCTATTGCGCGCACGAATATACCCAGTCCAACGGCCGCTACGCCCTTGTTGCCGAGCCGGACAATGACGCCATCGCCCGGCGCATGGCGGAGGTGGACGCAATGCGCGCCCAGGGGCTGCCCACCGTCCCCACCACGATCGCGCTCGAACGCGCCACCAATCCCTTCATGCGCGCGACATCGGTCGAGCAACTGGCCGAACGCCGCGCGGCGAAGGACGGCTTCCGGGGCTAGCGTACCCGCCGGTTCCAGGTAACCACACGATAGGCCCAGGCGCCGATCACCACGACCGATGTCCCGATCGCGACCGGCCCGACATAGTCCTGCAACGCCCCGAACCGCGATCCCATTAACAGCCCGGCATAGGCCAGCACCGCGTTCCAGATCGCGCTCCCGACGAAGGTCGCGAACAGAAAGCGCGGCATCCCCATCTTCGCCATTCCTGCAGGCAGCGAGATCATCGTGCGGAAGGTCGGGAGGAAGCGGAAGAAGAATACCACCCAGCCGCCATGGCGGTGGAAGAAACGGTTGAGCCGCTCGACATCCTCCCACGTCATCGTCAGCCACCGGCCGTGGCGATCGACGAACGGCTTAAGCCGTTCGATCCCGATCCAGCGCCCGACCGCATACCAGAACAGATTGCCCAGCGTGGTGCCTGCGGTCCCCCAGATCAGCAACGGCGTCATGGCCATATGGCCCCGCGCCACCGCCATCCCGCCCAGACCCATGATGACCTCCGACGGGATGGGCGGAAACACATTCTCCAGCGTCATCAGGATGAAGATCCCGATATAGCCGCCCCAGGCGATGAGATTGAGGATGAACTCGGTCATGAACGACGTCAAACGCAGCCGGGACTGAAAGGATCAGGTCCGCGCCGCCACCCGCGCCTCAATCGCGTCCCAGATCATCGCGCTCGTATCGGTCCCGTTGAACCTGTCGATCGCGACGATGCCGGTCGGGCTGGTGACGTTGATCTCGGTCAGCCACTCGCCGCCGATCACGTCGATCCCGACGAAGATCAGCCCTCGGCGCTTGAGTTCGGGAGCCAAGGCCGCACAGATTTCCTCCTCCTTCGCGGTCAGCTGCGTCTTCGCCGCGGTGCCGCCGACTGCCAGGTTCGACCGGATTTCGCCCTCGCCGGGCACGCGATTGACCGCGCCTGCCACCTCGCCATCGACCAGCACGATGCGCTTGTCGCCCTTGGCCACATCGGGAAGGAAGGCCTGCACCATATGCGGCTCGCGGTACGCGGTGTTGAACACCTCGATCAGCGACGACAGGTTCGCGCCGTCGCTGTCGATCTTGAAGATCGCCTTGCCGCCATTGCCGTGCAGCGGCTTGACCACGATCGCGCCATGCTTGGCCAGGAACGCCTTTGCCTCGTCATAGTCGCGCGTGATCAGCGTCGGCGGCATGAATCGCGCGAAATCGAGCACCCAGACCTTCTCCGGGGCATTGCGCACGCTCGCGGGATCGTTGACCACCAATGTCTTGTCCGCAATCCGCTCGAGCAGATGCGTCGCGGTGATATAGCCGAGATCGAACGGCGGGTCCTGTCGCATCAACACGACATCCGCCTCTGCGCCCAGGTCCAGCGATACCGGATCGCCGAACTCGAAATGATTGCCCGCCACCCGCTGCACCGTCACCGGATGCGCCTTGGCCCAGACGCGCCCATCGGCATAGTTCAGCGCCTCGGGCGCATAGTGGAACAGCCGATGTCCGCGCGCCTGCGCCGACAGCATCAGCGCAAAGGTCGAATCGCCCGCGATGTTGATCGCATCGAGCGGGTCCATCTGGACGGCGACGGTGAGCGGCATCCGGTTATCTTTCTCGTCACCCCAGCGAAAGCTGGGGTCTGGTGCGGCAGGAGACCCCAGCTTTCGCTGGGGTGACGGCTGGGGGAGCAAGTAGGGTGCCTGAGGCCGATTGTCACCCGATCCGCCCTCACCCGATCCACGCATTCTCGATATGTCGCGGCCGCACGCCGGGCGCGAGCAGCAGGACGTCCACCCGGATATCCTCCCCGTTCGTCGCATAGCGCGGCATCAGAACTTCCGCCGCTGCCGCCACCCGCGCCAGCCGCCGCTCGTCGATCGCGAAATCAAGCTCCGCGGCCGACTTGCGCGCCTTGACCTCCACAAACGCAATCAGCCGCCCGCGCTTCGCCACCAGGTCGACCTCCCCTGCCGGGGTGCGCACGCGCCGATCGAGGATCCGCCACCCGCGCAGCCGCAGATACCACGCCGCGCGAGTCTCCCCGTCGCGGCCCGACTGCTCGGCAGCGCGGCGGTCGTATGCCATTTAAAGCCCCTCCCCTTTAGGGGAGGGGTTGGGGGTGGGGCGTCTCAGTCTCATGGAGACCGGCGCGAGTGAGGATAGGCCCCACCCCAACCCCTCCCCTGAAGGGGAGGGGCTAAGCACCCTTGATCTCCATCGCCCGCGCGTACAGCGCCTTGCGATCCAGCCCCAGCCGCTTGGCGACCTCGCCCGCCGCCTTCGACACGGGCAGCCGCGTCAGCGCTTCGGCGAGCGCCGCATCGGCATCCTCGGCGCTCGCCGGCGCCGCCTCGCCCGGCGGGGCGACGACG
This genomic interval carries:
- the gloB gene encoding hydroxyacylglutathione hydrolase; this translates as MIEVVRIPALSDNYIWLAHDAASGETIVVDPAVAEPVLEAAEARGWTISAIWNTHWHPDHTGGNAAIKDATGCSVIAPAAEAAKIPTADRLVAEGDTVKLGAFEAEVIDVPAHTAGHIAYHLPQAQIAFVGDTLFAMGCGRLFEGTPAQMFANMQRLAALPGETQVYCAHEYTQSNGRYALVAEPDNDAIARRMAEVDAMRAQGLPTVPTTIALERATNPFMRATSVEQLAERRAAKDGFRG
- a CDS encoding NAD(P)H-dependent flavin oxidoreductase, encoding MTGPLANWPVQDFLKRTGARVPIIQAPMAGAGGVALAAAAIRGGAVGSLPCAMLTADQVREQVAQVRAQSDGPLNLNFFCHHLGDPPDETAWRALLQPFYDKEGVGPPETPPPLRTPFDAAMCAAVEEMRPEIVSFHFGLPDPALLDRIRRSGAIVLGNATTFAEARWLMGKVDMVIAQGFEAGGHAGHFLAGHRPVGTMALTRQIVREYDAILEPVIAAGGIGDAVGIAAALQLDAGAVQLGTAYLHSAEATISAAHRAALGEESVVTNLFSGGLARGIRNALIDAIGPVHPAAPRFPYASAALTELRRVAEADGRGDYSPLWAGQAAALGRPARGEPPEGAQALTERLASEAFALLGETP
- a CDS encoding superoxide dismutase family protein translates to MMIRTGCAIAALALTAACGGSETTNTATVDNMAMPMENMAMPMENGSEAAQSATATLTKADGSAAGSAIATVTPEGLGVTVSVNGITPGDHGVHVHMTGKCDAPGFTTAGGHWNPESTQHGLENPQGAHAGDMPNLTVADDGTGTLTFTLRSGTMAGLLDADGSAFVVHAGADDQKTDPSGNSGDRVACGVFAAG
- a CDS encoding YraN family protein — translated: MAYDRRAAEQSGRDGETRAAWYLRLRGWRILDRRVRTPAGEVDLVAKRGRLIAFVEVKARKSAAELDFAIDERRLARVAAAAEVLMPRYATNGEDIRVDVLLLAPGVRPRHIENAWIG
- a CDS encoding tyrosine recombinase XerC, with protein sequence MDDRPLPLLFGAHLARDRRRSAHTVRAYEATAARLMTFLSGHWGAAVDRGALGKVTAADLRAYLAQRRTDGIGNASAARELSAVRAFLNFAGGEDAELPRLRGPRVKKGVPRPVSPDEAVALAEEVAEDAREPWIGARDLAVLLLLYGAGLRIGEAMALTGADLPMGETLRVTGKRDKTRIVPLLPQVRAAVEEYVRLCPYGPAPAVPLFRGARGGPLAPALIRRAVRAARVRLGLPERTTPHALRHSFATHLLGRGADLRALQELLGHASLSSTQIYTAVDAAHLLDVYRNAHPRA
- the gshB gene encoding glutathione synthase, which produces MPLTVAVQMDPLDAINIAGDSTFALMLSAQARGHRLFHYAPEALNYADGRVWAKAHPVTVQRVAGNHFEFGDPVSLDLGAEADVVLMRQDPPFDLGYITATHLLERIADKTLVVNDPASVRNAPEKVWVLDFARFMPPTLITRDYDEAKAFLAKHGAIVVKPLHGNGGKAIFKIDSDGANLSSLIEVFNTAYREPHMVQAFLPDVAKGDKRIVLVDGEVAGAVNRVPGEGEIRSNLAVGGTAAKTQLTAKEEEICAALAPELKRRGLIFVGIDVIGGEWLTEINVTSPTGIVAIDRFNGTDTSAMIWDAIEARVAART
- a CDS encoding DedA family protein, which produces MTEFILNLIAWGGYIGIFILMTLENVFPPIPSEVIMGLGGMAVARGHMAMTPLLIWGTAGTTLGNLFWYAVGRWIGIERLKPFVDRHGRWLTMTWEDVERLNRFFHRHGGWVVFFFRFLPTFRTMISLPAGMAKMGMPRFLFATFVGSAIWNAVLAYAGLLMGSRFGALQDYVGPVAIGTSVVVIGAWAYRVVTWNRRVR
- a CDS encoding VOC family protein — its product is MNYLHTMIRVSDPDATIRFFELLGLKEVRRMESEKGRFTLIFLAAPGDIGADGKRASAEVELTYNWPPEDGSAPETYTGGRNFGHLAYRVENIYETCQRLMDAGVPINRPPRDGHMAFVRSPDGISVELLQDGHLDPAEPWASMPNTGSW
- a CDS encoding alpha/beta fold hydrolase, with the protein product MINADGHRIAFHHSPGTGPTIVFLPGYASDMSGSKAVAIEAWAQANGRAFLRFDYAGCGESEGAFEDQTLASWRDDALLLIDRMIDGPVVLVGSSMGGWIMLLLAKARPERIAAMVGIAAAPDFTDWGFTQEQKMTLLSEGRLEQPSIYSPQPTITTRAFWSSGEANRLMHGPIAIDAPARLIHGQRDPDVPWERSVALARLLRSDDVQTILVKDGDHRLSRAQDIALILRTLEEAPGSDIAPIP